ACTGTATCATTCTTTCCTCCTTTTGCACtctgaaattttttttgcatCACAATTGTAGCAGGCGATGCAAGAGACAACGACTGATCCATACCTGTTTTTGAGGAATTTAAACCAATGGAACGTTGCCTTTCTTCCTGAACAACTAACGCAAACACCTTCGAAATCATAGGAAGTGGATCTAACATCAACACTTGAGCACGAATTTGTGCATATGATTCATTTAGCCCCATCAAAAATTGCATCACACACTCTTGATTATGGTATGACATCAATTCCTTCATAGAACCACAAGTACAAGCTGCCACGGGTTGGTAATCCCTCAGCTCATCCCAGAGAATGCGTAATTTCGTATAATATGTGTTCACATCCATGGATCCTTGATGCAAACCGGTAAGCAATTTCTTAATCTGGAAGATACGTGGAGCATTGCTTTCAAGGAACCTCTCAGATCTATCCAAACTTCATGTGCAGTAGAAAAATACATCAAACTATCTGCAATCTCTTTACTGACTGAATTCAAAATCCAAGATATCACCATGCTATTGCATCGATTCCATGCTCCAAACAGCTGATCATTAACTTGCGGCCGAATTATATCTCCATCAACAAATTCCAGCTTATTCTTAGCAGTCAACGCCATAGAGAAAGATCGACTCCAAGTATTGTAATTTGAACCTGTTAATTGATGCGAGACAAGCAATAATCCTGGATGATCtccattttgaaggaaaaatggacTACTCGAGTCTTCCAGGACGCTGCGATTGGGCTGATTATTTGCCATATTGTTGCCTTTCACCATTGCAAGCAATTgatgaaagaaaaggaaaatggaGAAGCAGAAGAAGGCGGATCACGGTGAATCAGAATCGCGATAccaacctgctctgataccatattagAAAAAGGGAGGAAAACTCCATTGATGCGGAAAGaactttttcttatttatttttcttaagaAGCTAATTACAGTGGTTAGGTATTTATATATACGACTAAGTCCACTAACGAAAACAATGAAACACGTCGTCACTTTTCTATCCATTTTCTAACATATATTTAATACTGCCCATACGTGGAGGGGCATTTACATAATAGAGAAGAGTAGTGAGGACAAATGGTTCCGCGGGATGAGTGAAAGTGCAACAGAGACCGGTTCTGTAGCTCCGGTGCGCCTTAGGATTTCTTGAAGGGCACGAGACTTGAAGAAAATTTGGAAATCCGGGAACGATTATGAAAATAAGAAACGAAGGCTGTTTTGTATGGAGTATTGAACTCTGGACGCCATTGTTGGAATTGCGAGTTCCCTTCTTTTTGGGCAGAAAAATCTAAGAGTTTATTACAAGCTCTCGAAAATATTTGgatttcattaattttaaaatcggAAAAAATGAAATATTAGTGGAATGTGAGAAAAAGCTACTATATATTTACTCATGTTCTGTTGTATATGCTTCACCTTTGGcttactttattttttttataggtGAAGAAGAAACACAAAGTTCAGATTATTGGATTCTGATATTTGTGGACTTATTTTATGTTATAAGAATTGGGTTCCCAATTTTTAATCCCGATCTCCTCTTTCTCCTCCTCTAttcgttttctttattttgctACACATTGGCAGTTGGTTAAAATTTGAATTACTGCTttatcttttttcttttct
This sequence is a window from Primulina tabacum isolate GXHZ01 chromosome 17, ASM2559414v2, whole genome shotgun sequence. Protein-coding genes within it:
- the LOC142530447 gene encoding uncharacterized protein LOC142530447 translates to MVKGNNMANNQPNRSVLEDSSSPFFLQNGDHPGLLLVSHQLTGSNYNTWSRSFSMALTAKNKLEFVDGDIIRPQVNDQLFGAWNRCNSMVISWILNSVSKEIADSLMYFSTAHEVWIDLRGSLKAMLHVSSRLRNCLPVCIKDPWM